From the genome of Methanomassiliicoccus sp.:
AAGGATGAAAGTAGGCTCCAAAAGGGGTTCGACCGGCCAAATCTCTCATTATCCAGACTATTTTCCAACTGGGCAATATATTTAAACCAAATCGTTGATTACTCCTGACAGGGAAACTGATGGCGCCGAAAACGAGTGGTGAGAAGGACGACTGGATGAAGCAGTTGGATGCCGAGTTGGAGAAACAAACCCAAGAAATCATGAAGGACGCGGCGGAGCTGCAGACCCAGATGGGCGCTTTGAACAAGACCTTGATCTGTGACTTTGATAGGATCAAGGAACGGTTCGATAAGCAGAGAGTGTTCCTGACCATGGAGCCACAAAGGAGCGTGTATGCTCAGCAGGACGACACTCAGGAAAAATGGGACTTCAAGAATGAATTTCGGCCTGAGGAGATCCGCAATATTCAGCTCATCGACAGGACCCAAGAGCAGGGCCGGATGGGTGATTCTCTCAAGGTATGGTATTACAACGACAACGGTGTTGTTCGCATGCGCATGATATTCGAATACTGCGAGGGCGAGCACTATTACAAATATGCGGGATGGAAACGCGTGTTCGGCCAGTTCGTTATCTATGATGCTGCACTCAGTGATGTCGAGATCGATATGGTCCATGACAAGATGGCCGTCGTTGTAAAAGCCTGGTATGAGAGCCACCTTCGCCATAACCGGGAAGTTCTGATCAACGCCCTTAAGGAGAACTTTGAGAAAGGCGAAACTTTCACAGAGTAAGCATCGGTTACCCTGCAAATCCCTTCATCAACAATTTATATTCTGTTTTCGTCACTCCTGCAGGGCTCCCTTGAGCCCTGGCATTACCATCTTTGGGAGGCACTTTCGGTCACCTCATAACAATGCATTTAATACTCAGAAAGATAGGATAACGTGACTTCATCAATCGAGGTATGGAAATGATGAACAAAGAAGAGATCGCACCCCATGTGAAGGAGATTGCCAGGGTGCTGGAAGGGAAGGTTAAGGAGCAGGATATAGAGAAGGACCTGGACAACTACCTGAACGTCTACAGGATGTCCTTGGAGGCCTCCAAGAGGCATATCGTTCGCAAATACGGGGGAGACCCCAATTCTTTGACCAAGGGGGAGAGGAAACTGCTCTCCCAGCTCGGTCTAAGCGAGCAAAGTGTGGACCTTTTGGTAAGGGTAATGTCCTCGTCCACCAGGGAGGTCACGGTCAGCGGTTCGCCCAAGACCATTCTAAGCGGCATAATGGCCGATGAGAACGGCGGCACTGTGAAGTTCACGGTGTGGGATGTATCCAAGGCCGACCTGAAGGCGGGGGAGAACTACCTGATCCGTTATGCTTACACAAAGGAGTGGAACGGACAACCTGAGGTGCACCTCGGCAACCGTGTAGTGGTGGAGCTAAGACCGCAGGACGAGGTGAAAGTGCCGGAGGGAATGGCCGTGCCGGAGGTCGGGGGAGGATATTCCGCTCCTCTAGTGGCCAAGGTCTCGGAGCTGAGGGAGAACATGAACAATGTGACCTTAACGGCCTGCATCCTTAGCATAAAGAGCAGGGAAGTGGAGACCCCCACAGGCAAGAAGGCGATGTACACCGGGATAATGGCTGACGAGACCGGCAAGGTCGAGTTCACTGCCTGGCATGATTTTGACCTTAAGGAGGGTGAGGTGGTCACCATCACCAATGCCTATGTGAAGGGCTGGAAAGGCATCCCTCGGTTGAGCTTTGGTGAGAAAGCGCAGGTCTCCCGGCCCAAGGTAAAGTTCCCCAGCCAACAAGAGCTATCGCAAGCCTCGAAGAAGACCATCGCAGAGCTGGAACGCTCCGGAGGGGCTGCCGATGTGGTAGTGCACGGAACGGTCGTGGACATAAAGAAAGGCACGGGGCTCATCTTCCGCTGCCCAGAATGTAACCGTGTAGTGCAAAAGGGAGTGTGCCAGGTGCATGGAAAGGTGCATCAGGTGCCGGACCTGAGAATCAAATTGGTGGTGGATGACGGATCATCAGCCATGACCGCGGTGATGAAGAAGGATGTTACCGAAGGCCTCACCGGGGTGACCTTGAAGGAAGCACTGGACGAGGCCCGTGAGACCATGGACCCCGAGTTCGTCGGACGGCGTTTCGAGGAGTTGCTACTGGCCAAGCCCGTGGAGCTGAGAGGAAATGTCATATCTGATGATTACGGACTGTCCATGAACGTATCTGAGGCTAAGATCGTGTTTCAGGACGTAAAGACCGAAGCTGAGGTCCTGCTGAGCAAGATAGAGGTGAACCTATGATAACCAGGGAAGTTGCCTGGAGGGTGTTCGCCTTGGAGTACAACTCATCGACTCTGGAGATAAAGGGAGAGGGCGAGAAGGCCCCTTCGTATGTCATAACTCCACTGGGGGCTATGGTCAACCGCATCTTCATCGTAGGACTTATCACCGACCTGCAGAACAATGGCACCGAACAGGAGCCATACTGGCGTGCGCTGCTCTCGGATGGGATGAGCAAGTACTACATCTACGCTGGGAAGTACAATCCTGAGGCCACGCTGGTGCTTTCGAAACTGGAACCACCTGCCTATGTAGCAGTGGTAGGTAAGAGCCGCACTTATTCGCCTGAGGAGGGTAAGTTCTTCGTATCCATACGACCCGAGAAGATCGTAGCCGTGGAGGAGAGCGTCAAGGACAATTGGGTCCTGGACGCGGCCCGGTCCACCCTGGAACGCATCGAGTGCGTGGAGGAGGCGCTTCAGATGGAATCTCCGACCATTGAGGCCTTGGTCAACCTGGGGTATAGCCATGCCCTGGCTGATGGCGTGGTGCGGGCCTTAGCACATTACGGTCAGGTCGACCTCAACAGGTACCGCGGAATGGTCTTGGAGGCCGTGGAACAGCTACTGCCCGATCGGGCTGGAGAGCTCACCATACTGACCGATGCCCCTAGTTCCGGTCCCGAGGAGATCGAGTACGAGGAAGATGATGGTGATAAGGAGGAGCTCGTCCTCAAGCTCATTGACAAGCTCGATACTAACAAGAAGGGTGCCCCTCTGGCAGATCTCATCAAGGAGGCTGCCAAGGCAGGAATAGGAGAGGTGGAGCTGGAGGAGATCAACAACTCCCTCCTCGATAAGGGCTTAATCTACGAGCCTACGATAGGGAAGATGAAACGCATCTGAGCCCTTTATTTTTTTATTTTTTATCAACGCGTGAGTATCAACGAGGCGTAACCGACCACATCACGCATGGGCGTGACATCTCCGGAGTTGCCGTAATTGAGGAGTGATGCTCTCTCAGCCCCGCATGCGAGCATCGTCACCATGACCGGGCCGTAACCACACATAGACACATCCTTTCGAATCACTGTATCATAGACGCCCTCAGCGTCCATTGCAAGGATCTTATCGATGACC
Proteins encoded in this window:
- a CDS encoding glycerol dehydrogenase, which encodes MITREVAWRVFALEYNSSTLEIKGEGEKAPSYVITPLGAMVNRIFIVGLITDLQNNGTEQEPYWRALLSDGMSKYYIYAGKYNPEATLVLSKLEPPAYVAVVGKSRTYSPEEGKFFVSIRPEKIVAVEESVKDNWVLDAARSTLERIECVEEALQMESPTIEALVNLGYSHALADGVVRALAHYGQVDLNRYRGMVLEAVEQLLPDRAGELTILTDAPSSGPEEIEYEEDDGDKEELVLKLIDKLDTNKKGAPLADLIKEAAKAGIGEVELEEINNSLLDKGLIYEPTIGKMKRI